The window GACGGCACGATGACCACCGCCGCGCCGGCCCTGTCGGTCCGGCGGCCCAGGACGAGCAGCACGGTGAGCCCGATGATCACCGCGGCGTACTGTCCGATCTGCGGCGGGGTGAGCGGCCACAACGCGCCGACCAGGCGTCCGCCGTAGAGCTCGGGCATGGCCGCGCCCGGTGAGATGAGCAGGCCCGCGGCCACCGACCCGAGCACCGCGAAGTACATCCGGATGTGGTGCCGGACGAACGTCAGGCCGCCGTCCCACCAGCGGCTGAGCAGCCACAGCGTGCTGACGAAGAGAGCCAGCCGGGCGCAGCGGAACAGCGCGCCGAACCCGGACTCCAGGTTCGCGCTGGAGATCACGCTCGGCACCAGCAGCAGGGTGAGCAGGAGCACGTAGGCGCTGGCTCGGATACGCAGCCGGAGATTGACCGCGAGCGCCAGCGTGAACGCGGCGACCAGCGCGCCCATGGTGACCATCTGGATGAGGGAGCGGGGCAGCGGGACGATGGTCTTCGCCCCGGCGGAGCCGAGCGTGTTGAGGATCAGCAACCCCCAGACCGTCCCGACGATCTTCGGCGTGTGGTCTGTGTGGTCTGTGTGGTCTGGGCTCATCTCAACCACCGTCCCGTGCGCGGAAGGTGCTGCCCGCGTCCTGCTGGTACGGCGTGCCCTGCCACTGCCCGGAGTCGAGCACCCGGCTCGGGTCGTGGGCGACGAACTTCCACGGTCCGACGTAGGCGTTGTCGTGCCAGCGGTTGTGCTGCCCCCGGGTGATCGCCTCGGCCACCCGCTCGCCCTGGTACGGCGACCAGTCCGGGTAGGTGCCGTAGTTGGCCAGCACCGCCATGCGGTCGCACTTCGCCGTGCAGTCGACGACGGACTTGTCCAGCACGAAGCGGTTGCCGTGGATGTCCACCCGCTGGGTCTTCCACCGGCAGTCGTCGTAGAGCGGTGGCTTGCCGATCGCCGGCTGTGCGCAGCGGTCGGTCTTCTTCACCAGCAACGTGCAGTCACCGGACGAGGTGTTGGCCGGGCTGTTGCAGAACCGGTCGGCGTTCTCCCACAGGGTGATCCCGGACCAGTTGTTCTCCAGCACGTTCCGGTAGATCTCGATCTTGTCCGTGCGGGCTCGGATCCGTGGTTCGCCGCCGGACTCGGATAGATAGACGGTCGGATACGGGAAGTTGTCGCCGCGGTCGGCTGCCTTGCGGCCCTCGACCCAGTTGTTCCGCCGGATCGTGTTCTTCCGGATGACGGCGTTGTAGCTGGTCTCGTAGATCAGCGCGGCGCCGTCGTTGGCCTCGAGCACGTTGTTCTCGATACGGAAGTCGTTGTTGTTGGTGTCCGCCCACAACCCCGTTCCGCGGTTGTCGTGCACCCAGTTGCCGCGTACGTCGGCGCCGTTGACGGCCCAGAACTTGATGCCTCCGGTGCAGCCGCAGCCCTCCCGCCGCCGCTCCCAGTCGTCGGTGTTGTTGCCCACGATCTCGTTGCCCTCGACCACCAGGCCGCGGATGGGGTCGCCGGCCTTGTACGCGTTCATGCCGTACTGGCCGTTGCCGCGCAGGCAGCTGGCGCGGACCCGCTGGCGGGCACCGGCCATCAGCCCGGCGCCGGAGTTGTTCTGGATCGTCGCGTGCTCGATCACCCATCCGTCGGCCGAGTCATGGTTGACCACGCCCTCGTTCTGCGGCGCGACGAACCCCTGCACGGTCAGGTAGCGGATGGTGACGTCGCGGGCGGTGCCGCCGAACGCGTACTGGTTCTTCTTCCGGCCGTCGAGCACCGCGCCCGGCGCACCGAGGTAGCGGTTCCCCTTCTTGGGGATGACCTGGGCGTAGCGGTCCGGGTCGAGCCTGTGCTTGCCCGGTCGAAGCCAGAACGTGGTGTTCGGGGGGCTGCTCTTGGTCTTCGCTGCCAGGTCACCGACCACCGCGGGGTCGACCGTCACCGCGCCCGCCGGCGCCTTCGCCGGCCCGGCTTCGGGCTTGGCGCACACCCGGGCCACGGCCACGGCCGCGGATTTGGATGGCGCAACGGTCGGCTCCGACTGGGCGCCCGCCGTGCTCGTACAGCCGGTCGCCGCCAGCAGGGCCAGCGCCAGCGGTGCCGTCGGCAACGCCCAGTGCCGTCTCTTGATCCCCACGCGCTCCCCTAGGGGGTGTTGTGAAAGTCCCGCACAGCACCCACGGCGCCCGGCACGCACCCTCGCCGCACCGGCCAATGACCCAAGTAGCTCCGCTACGAGGGCCTTCGTCCGGCACGCCGAGGGCACGCACCGGACACCGTGGGCACCGCACAGGACTTTCACAACACCCCCTGGCCGCGGAACCTGAGCACGGTGGTGAAGCCCTCCGCGCCGTCGGTGAAGCCGGTGCCGACCAGCGTGGTGGTGGGTTCCTTGCGCCCGAAGCCGGGGGAGTACCAGCCCAGTGGCGGGTCGGTCTCGCCGCGATGTGCCCGCCAGGACAGCTGTCCGGGCAGGTCGAGCGCCGCGGAGCGGTCCTCGCCGTCCCGGGTCCAGGTGAGCACTGCCCGGTTCCCCACCAGGTCCATGGCGATCGCCGGGCCGAGGTGGAACGCCAGTTGCACGGCCCGGCGCGGGCCGCGCACCTCGTCGACCACCCTCAACTCCTGGCTCGCGGCGGTCAGTTCCACCCGGCGGCGGTGCACGGAGCCCGGGTAGCCGTCGTGCTCGGCACACCAGCGGGCCGTCCCCCCGGCGGAGGCGTCGGAGGTGTCCGCGACCAGGACGCGGCTGCGGGCCTGCCGGGTCCACAGGAACGGGCCGCCGGAGACGGACTGGTCACCGCCGTCCAGTTGCAGGGTGTTGTGGCCGAGGGTCGACCGGAAGTACTGCCGCCACTCGGGCTGCCCGTGGTAGCAGTACGTCCCCGGGTCGGCGAGCACGTCGACGCCGTCGTGCCGGACCTCCAGGGACAGCGCGTCCGCGTGGGCATGCGCGGCGATGGACAGG of the Streptomyces sp. T12 genome contains:
- a CDS encoding right-handed parallel beta-helix repeat-containing protein, whose product is MGIKRRHWALPTAPLALALLAATGCTSTAGAQSEPTVAPSKSAAVAVARVCAKPEAGPAKAPAGAVTVDPAVVGDLAAKTKSSPPNTTFWLRPGKHRLDPDRYAQVIPKKGNRYLGAPGAVLDGRKKNQYAFGGTARDVTIRYLTVQGFVAPQNEGVVNHDSADGWVIEHATIQNNSGAGLMAGARQRVRASCLRGNGQYGMNAYKAGDPIRGLVVEGNEIVGNNTDDWERRREGCGCTGGIKFWAVNGADVRGNWVHDNRGTGLWADTNNNDFRIENNVLEANDGAALIYETSYNAVIRKNTIRRNNWVEGRKAADRGDNFPYPTVYLSESGGEPRIRARTDKIEIYRNVLENNWSGITLWENADRFCNSPANTSSGDCTLLVKKTDRCAQPAIGKPPLYDDCRWKTQRVDIHGNRFVLDKSVVDCTAKCDRMAVLANYGTYPDWSPYQGERVAEAITRGQHNRWHDNAYVGPWKFVAHDPSRVLDSGQWQGTPYQQDAGSTFRARDGG